One window of the Anomaloglossus baeobatrachus isolate aAnoBae1 chromosome 12, aAnoBae1.hap1, whole genome shotgun sequence genome contains the following:
- the FLRT2 gene encoding leucine-rich repeat transmembrane protein FLRT2: MGLRTVLWPVDWVPFLKSWIVFALGLSMQIAVSRSCPTVCRCDRNFVYCNERSLTSVPLGIPEGVTVLYLHNNQINNAGFPAELHNVQSVHTVYLYGNQLDEFPMNLPKNVKVLHLQENNIQTISRVALAQLLKLEELHLDDNSISTVGVEDGAFREAISLKLLFLSKNHLSSVPVGLPFDLQELRLDENRIARISEQAFQNLTSLERLILDGNLLTNKGIADGTFSYLPKLKEFSMVRNSLTSPPTDLQGTYLVKLNLQDNQINHIPVSAFAKLHKLERLDISNNRLQLLVRGVFDNLTNLKQLTARNNPWYCDCSIRWVTEWLKSLPAAINVRAFMCQGPEHFRGMAVRELNVNLLSCPTTTPGLLPVTQPPPTVALTTVPTTVFFIPMPTTTPTVPTPTPTPEATTVPEPEIVVIEKVTPPLRERLLLSIRFINDTSVQVSWLSFVSVVSYKLTWVKMGHSLVEGVVHERIVSGEKQHLSLLNLEPKSTYRICLVPLDAFNNYRASDETVCTEATTKASLLKNGSNSPSSHEQTTTQSIGSPFLLAGLIGGAVIIVLVVLLSIFCWHMHKKGRYTSQKWKYNRGRRKDDYCEAGTKKDNSILEMTETSFQIVSLNNDQLLKGGFRLQPIYAPNGGITYTDCHIPNNLRYCNNSSVPDLEHCHT, encoded by the coding sequence ATGGGCCTGCGGACAGTACTCTGGCCCGTGGACTGGGTGCCGTTTTTGAAGTCGTGGATTGTGTTTGCACTTGGGCTTTCCATGCAGATCGCCGTGTCCAGGTCCTGCCCCACTGTGTGCCGCTGCGACCGCAACTTTGTGTACTGCAACGAGCGGAGTTTGACCTCAGTGCCTCTAGGGATTCCGGAGGGCGTCACAGTTCTCTACCTCCACAATAACCAAATTAATAATGCTGGATTCCCTGCAGAACTGCACAATGTCCAGTCCGTGCACACAGTGTATCTGTACGGCAACCAACTGGACGAGTTCCCCATGAACCTTCCCAAGAATGTCAAAGTGCTCCACCTCCAGGAGAACAACATCCAGACCATCTCCAGGGTGGCGCTCGCCCAACTGCTAAAACTGGAAGAGCTGCATCTAGATGATAACTCCATCTCCACAGTTGGGGTGGAGGATGGAGCCTTCCGGGAAGCAATCAGCCTAAAACTGCTCTTCCTCTCCAAGAACCACCTGAGCAGCGTGCCCGTTGGACTTCCATTCGATCTCCAAGAGTTAAGGTTGGACGAGAACCGCATTGCCCGCATCTCTGAACAAGCCTTCCAGAACCTTACCAGCTTGGAACGACTGATACTAGATGGCAATCTCCTCACCAACAAGGGCATTGCCGATGGCACCTTCAGCTATTTACCCAAGCTGAAAGAGTTCTCCATGGTACGTAATTCCCTCACCAGTCCACCCACCGATCTCCAGGGCACCTACTTGGTAAAGTTGAACCTGCAGGACAACCAAATCAACCACATCCCCGTGTCAGCATTTGCCAAACTGCACAAGCTCGAGAGATTGGATATATCCAACAACCGGCTCCAATTATTGGTCAGGGGCGTCTTCGATAACTTGACAAATTTGAAACAGTTGACTGCGAGGAACAATCCCTGGTATTGTGATTGCAGTATCCGATGGGTGACCGAGTGGCTCAAGTCTCTTCCAGCTGCTATTAATGTTCGAGCGTTCATGTGCCAGGGGCCGGAGCATTTCCGGGGGATGGCGGTGAGGGAGCTCAATGTCAATCTGCTCTCTTGCCCGACCACCACTCCCGGATTACTTCCGGTTACCCAACCTCCTCCAACTGTGGCTCTGACCACCGTTCCCACAACTGTCTTCTTCATCCCTATGCCCACCACAACACCTACAGTCCCCACACCAACCCCTACGCCAGAAGCCACGACTGTGCCTGAGCCGGAGATAGTGGTGATCGAGAAGGTGACACCGCCCCTCCGAGAACGTCTCCTGCTCTCTATCCGTTTTATAAATGACACGAGCGTGCAGGTCAGCTGGTTGTCCTTCGTCAGCGTGGTGTCCTACAAGCTGACGTGGGTCAAAATGGGGCACAGCCTAGTGGAGGGGGTTGTGCATGAGCGCATAGTCAGCGGGGAGAAGCAACACTTGAGTTTATTGAACCTAGAGCCCAAGTCCACTTACCGGATTTGCCTGGTTCCCCTGGACGCCTTTAATAACTACCGTGCAAGTGACGAGACCGTCTGCACCGAGGCCACCACCAAAGCTTCCCTGCTGAAAAACGGCAGCAACAGCCCCTCCAGCCACGAGCAGACGACTACCCAGAGCATAGGCTCCCCGTTTCTGCTGGCCGGGCTCATTGGGGGGGCGGTTATTATTGTACTTGTAGTTCTCCTCAGCATCTTCTGCTGGCATATGCACAAAAAGGGTCGCTACACAtctcagaaatggaaatacaaccgTGGGCGCCGGAAAGACGACTACTGCGAGGCGGGAACCAAGAAGGACAACTCAATCCTGGAGATGACGGAAACCAGCTTCCAGATCGTCTCCTTAAACAATGACCAGCTCCTTAAAGGAGGTTTCAGACTGCAGCCCATTTACGCCCCAAATGGGGGCATCACCTATACAGACTGCCACATCCCCAACAACCTGCGGTACTGCAACAACAGCAGCGTTCCAGATCTGGAGCATTGCCACACGTGA